The following coding sequences lie in one Zingiber officinale cultivar Zhangliang chromosome 2B, Zo_v1.1, whole genome shotgun sequence genomic window:
- the LOC122049209 gene encoding E3 SUMO-protein ligase MMS21-like, producing the protein MTSTQNNLLNTKCPLTGKPVTELQNPIHCMDCKHIYEKEPVIHYISTKKPHPRCPVAGCPKILQVGRVVCDALLTIEIDEMRLASATNINSTMVEDFYRS; encoded by the exons ATGACCAGTACCCAGAATAACCTATTAAATACGAAGTGCCCTTTGACAGGAAAGCCTGTTACAGAATTGCAAAATCCTATCCACTG CATGGACTGCAAGCACATTTATGAGAAGGAACCAGTAATCCACTACATAAGCACAAAGAAACCACATCCTCGATGCCCAGTTGCAG GTTGTCCAAAAATTCTCCAAGTTGGACGGGTTGTATGCGATGCCTTGCTTACAATAGAAATTGATGAAATGCGTTTGGCATCAGCTACAAACATAAATTCAACAATGGTAGAAGATTTTTACAGAAGTTGA